The following coding sequences are from one Pongo abelii isolate AG06213 chromosome 3, NHGRI_mPonAbe1-v2.0_pri, whole genome shotgun sequence window:
- the LOC100435484 gene encoding MICOS complex subunit MIC26-like, which produces MFKVIRRSVRPTSLHLFTFKVYAAPKKDSPSQNPVKVDELSLYSVPEGQSKCVEESRSQLEEGISQFRRYCEPHRNLCQETYSQTKPKMQSLVQWGLDSYEYLQNAPPGFFPRLGVIGFASLNGLFLARGSKIKKLVCPPGFMGLAASICYPQQAIVFAKVSGERLHDWGLHGYIVMEDLWKENF; this is translated from the coding sequence ATGTTCAAGGTAATTCGGAGGTCCGTGAGGCCAACCAGCCTACACTTGTTCACCTTCAAAGTCTATGCAGCACCAAAAAAGGACTCACCTTCCCAAAATCCCGTGAAGGTTGATGAGCTTTCACTGTACTCAGTTCCCGAGGGTCAATCGAAGTGTGTGGAAGAGTCAAGGAGCCAGCTTGAAGAAGGCATCTCACAGTTCCGACGCTATTGTGAGCCACATAGAAATTTGTGTCAGGAAACTTACTCCCAAACCAAGCCTAAGATGCAAAGTTTGGTTCAGTGGGGGTTAGACAGCTATGAATATCTCCAAAATGCACCTCCTGGATTTTTTCCCAGACTTGGTGTTATTGGTTTTGCTAGCCTTAATGGACTCTTTCTGGCTAGAGGTTCAAAAATAAAGAAGCTAGTGTGTCCACCTGGTTTCATGGGATTAGCTGCCTCCATCTGTTATCCACAACAAGCTATCGTGTTTGCCAAGGTCAGTGGGGAGAGATTACATGACTGGGGTTTACACGGATATATAGTAATGGAAGATTTGTGGAAGGAGAACTTTTAA